In Nocardia sp. NBC_00403, one DNA window encodes the following:
- a CDS encoding MTH1187 family thiamine-binding protein: MIVAFSVTPLGTGVDVGRAVAEAVRVVRASGLPNRTDAMFTTIEGEWDEVMRVVKQATDAILAVAPRCSLVLKADIRPGVTDAMITKVEKVERYLTES; this comes from the coding sequence GCACCGGCGTCGACGTCGGCCGAGCCGTGGCCGAGGCGGTCCGGGTGGTTCGGGCCAGCGGACTGCCGAACCGCACCGACGCCATGTTCACTACGATCGAGGGCGAATGGGACGAGGTGATGCGTGTCGTAAAGCAGGCCACCGACGCCATCCTCGCGGTCGCGCCGCGGTGCAGCCTGGTGCTCAAGGCCGACATCCGGCCCGGCGTCACCGACGCGATGATCACGAAAGTCGAGAAGGTCGAGCGGTATCTGACCGAGTCCTAG